The Musa acuminata AAA Group cultivar baxijiao chromosome BXJ2-5, Cavendish_Baxijiao_AAA, whole genome shotgun sequence genomic interval GGAAAGAGGAGAAGGCAACGGCCTTTGATCGATGAGTTGTTGGGGATATCGTGGAAATGCCTGTCCCTTTTGGTACGTTCTAGGGTTTGTTTTGAAGACATGTTGGTTGGAGCGATTTATGTCGATTGCTTTGGTTCTCCTGTTTGGATCCTTCGATTCGTCGTATTGGCGTGCTAAAATTGGGATTTTGGCGACTTCTGTGCAGTGTTTTGATTTGATGTTGAGGCATTTGGTGGCAAAGTTTCTATCTTTAGCGGGGTTTCCCGGAAGGAACAGTATTTGTTACCGATTTTGATTAGGTCTGGCACCGTTGGAGGATCTTGCTCGATTCGGAACTATCGACGTATATTTATTCGCTATCGAGATTTGGAGCTGACACATTCGTCGCGGCCGATATTTATAAGGGAGAATCTTTTCTTGAGGTTTAGGTTGCTGGATATCACCTTTGTTCGGGTTGCTTGAGAGGCGAAAGTTTCATTTTGTGCAAATAGTATTACTGCTTGCGAGGTCTCCTTGAATCATTCTTCGATATCAGAGTACGTTTTTAATGGTTTGGAAAGATTCCATGGCAGCCAGTACAGAATTTCCACCCCCAATGGTGATGCTGGATGGCAAGTACGGAAGCAAGGAGAACGGTTCTTTGATTGTTGGTGGCAGTGAAGATCTCAATACTTCGGAGGGCAGGAAGGATGTGAAAGTTGGGAAACCTCCTCGGCACCTCTCTGTTATTCGACATACCGTCGGCCTGGTCGGTCTGGTTCGTTCAACCGATCCGTGTCCCTTCTTTTTAAGATTTCTTTTTTTCCCGGTGATTGCGCTATCATTATCTTAGTGATCATGGTTTCATTTTCTAAATATTTTAGGACTTGAATCTGGGGACTCTTGGCTTGATTTGTCCACAGGAAGGTCAGAGTGCCTTCCTGCCTGTGTTCCGGTCAGGCAGCTGTTCGGAGATTGGGCCAAAGCCATACATGGAGGACGAGCATATCTGCATAGATAATCTAGTCAAGCATCTTGGAGCTTCTGTCAATTGCCCATCACCTGGTGCTTTTTATGGAGTGAGCTTCAGTGATCTGGAATTCAATTCTGTGAACTTGTGGACTAAGCCACGGCCTCCTATTTGATCATGATGTGGTCTTTATTTTAGGAATTTCTTTATCTCTTATCGTGTTGGAAAATTTCCTAGCATTGTGTGTTTGATATAGTTTTTCTTGCTCAATATTAGAAATTTTTTGAGCACTTACTTagcagtttgtgtgtgcaggtttTTGATGGACATGGTGGCAAAGATGCAGCATGTTTTGTTCGTAATAACATCCTCAAATTTATAACCGAGGACAATCGTTTCCCTGCCAGTGCGAAGAAGGCCATGAAGAGTGCATTTACCAAAGCTGATTATGCTTTTGCTGATTCTGTCTCACTTGATCGATTCTCTGGAACGACAGCACTTACTGCTCTTATTTTAGGAAGGTAAGATTTGATATCACTTTCTAATGATATTTAGTTTTGTATTGCAATAAAGTTGAGTTGTACTGGGAGTTGCTATTTGATTTCACTGTTAATGCTTCAAAActtgtttaaaataattttatattggaTCATATAGGCACTAAAGGCCTTGAATGCAttgaaatctacatattttctgtGGCAGCACAATTGTGACATTAGAGGTTATCATATCTCTTTTAAGATTAATACTGTAGCTTGTTCAATGAAGTTGTCATTTTATGGAAAATCATGATTATCTGACGGATCATTATCTTCAGTTTAGTGGAGCTAACTGATATTAATGATCTGAAATATGAAATACTTGAAGTTTGAACATTACTCTTTCTCACAAAAATTCCTTTCAAGGCCCTAGAGATTGACAGACCTTATCATCCATATTGCTTGATGATCAGATGCATATAAAATTTTGTGCTGCATCATAATTTAACAGGGCTTCAGAGAAGTGGCAGGTCCTGTATCCACTTAAATGGAGGCACTGCATTTTAATTGTATAATTTGATACAATATGCTTCATAAAAAATGATATTCATAAGGTAATTCAAGATTGTTTGGTTGCTTATTGCTGTATCTTTGCTGTTTAAGATTGGTATGGTGGTTACTGTTATTTGATCTCTTGAAGTCCTTAGATGTTAATAACTCCGGCTTTTTGTACCTTTGTAGGTCACTGCTAATTGCTAATGCAGGTGATTGCCGTGCTGTACTAGGGAAGCGTGGCCGAGCTATGGAACTTTCGAGAGACCATAAACCTAGCTGCAGTGTGGAACGGCTCAGAATTGAGAAGCTTGGCGGTAGTGTCTATGATGGATATCTCAATGGTCAACTATCGGTAGCAAGGGCTATTGGTGACTGGCACATGAAGGGCTCAAAAGATTCTGCTTGCCCGTTGATCGCTGAACCAGAGTTGCAGGAGACACTTCTCACAGAAGAAGACGAGTTTTTGATACTGGGCTGTGACGGCCTTTGGGATGTCATGAGCAGTCAGTGTGCAGTGACGATAGCGAGGAAGGAGCTCATGGCTCACAATGATCCGGAGAGGTGCTCGAGGGAACTCGTGCAAGAAGCACTGAAGCGAAACACTTGCGACAATCTAACTGTGGTGGTCGTCTGCTTTTCTCCACATCCACCTCCTCGCATTGAGATCCCGAGACCTCGAGTTCGGAGGAGTATCTCTATGGAAGGTTTGCATCTCCTACAGGGAGCCCTGGACAGCAATATGTAATGTTAAAGCTTTTAATCCTCCATTTATCTATTCTTCTGCCTGTAAAGGATGGACATCGAAATCATGTCCACTTGTGTATTTTCAGTGAGGTTGTAGGTAAATTTTGTAGACTACTTTGATGTGTTCTGATGAAGAACATTTGATGAATCTGGAAATTAATCAAGCATCTGTTCTGAACCACAGCTTCAAACCTAATTCCTTCATCGGACCATCCGAAACCACGTGTTCCATAGTATGGTTCTTGCTCAGACCAGCTGGTTGCATTCAGGAGCTTTATTAGACTTGAGGTGCAAACTATATCACATTGGGAAATATTTGTGTTGGAAGAATTTGTGCATTGAGGGTATACGTAGTATCATTACTGTAGATTAAATGATCCGTGCCTCCTACGTATAGAAATCTGTGAGAAGTGGTCTTTCCTACGTATAGAAATCTGTGAGAAGTGGTCTTTCCTGAAACCTTCAGGAAGAAGACCTCCAAATTATGTCAATTGTACAAGCTTTTGATTGTTGATGCATTTGTGGAATTCTCAGAATACATTTCCTGTGGCAGATAGCTCAGACTTTTTGGGACAATATATGACAAATTCTTGATGTAATTGTCTGGCATAATGCTCCGTTGCTTGCTATTTAGAAAAGAATAGTAAACTCAGAATCTTATTAACAACGAGAAATCCTGTCATCTGACAtaaaaaaaattgtatgtttCTGCAAATAAACAGCAACACTACAGCACAAGACTCAGAGCAACGACACCTGAAGAATGATGTATCTTAAGCATATCTAAGTTCCTATCGTCTCTTTCAATTTCTTTCAAGCCTAACCTGCTGCTTTCCTGACAGTCTTATGATTCCAAAAGTTCGCACTGCTGGGGTATTCATGTATCAAAAGAACAGGGAAATGAACAGTACCAAGAATTTTAGAGGTGATGATTCTTTTCCTTGTCACTGCCAAGGCCTGGTGGTAACCTGTAAACAGATAATAAACAGGAGCAATTTGATGAGAGATGATAAACATGTTTTAAGAAGCATCTCAAAGGAAGAATAAGTAGTCCACGAATAGAAATATCAAAAAAGTTAATGCCAGGGTCAACAATTTGGTATGTGCAGCTTCGTAAGGTCAATCTATGAATGAATGCTTCTATGAAAGAACTATTGATGCATCCTCTATGCAAAATGAAGAAAGAGATGAGGGAAAAAGAAAAACGATTTCATTCAGAATGCAAAGAGGCCTAGAATTTTCAATGATCAAATTGAGGATTTATAATAAACCTGCAACTTTGAGGTACACTCCATGAGTAATGGCTCAATATCTTTATGTCAGGTGGCAGAGACATAAATTTCTTCCAGTCATCAAGCATAGCTCTTAGGTCACTGATCTTTCTTTGCAGGCCGATACAACAGTTTGCATGCATTGTGCAGACCTTGTTGAGATCCCTGCTTGGCTCACAAAACCCACCAAAATGCTTGGTGTTCAGGAATCTTATTCTCACACCTATCTCCCTAACATGTTGGTGATGCTTGATGATGTTAAGCACATTCTGCTCATGGACTCCAGGATATCTGGCACGCGATGAGTACCAGTATT includes:
- the LOC103984528 gene encoding probable protein phosphatase 2C 27; this translates as MVWKDSMAASTEFPPPMVMLDGKYGSKENGSLIVGGSEDLNTSEGRKDVKVGKPPRHLSVIRHTVGLVGLDLNLGTLGLICPQEGQSAFLPVFRSGSCSEIGPKPYMEDEHICIDNLVKHLGASVNCPSPGAFYGVFDGHGGKDAACFVRNNILKFITEDNRFPASAKKAMKSAFTKADYAFADSVSLDRFSGTTALTALILGRSLLIANAGDCRAVLGKRGRAMELSRDHKPSCSVERLRIEKLGGSVYDGYLNGQLSVARAIGDWHMKGSKDSACPLIAEPELQETLLTEEDEFLILGCDGLWDVMSSQCAVTIARKELMAHNDPERCSRELVQEALKRNTCDNLTVVVVCFSPHPPPRIEIPRPRVRRSISMEGLHLLQGALDSNM